In a genomic window of Vigna angularis cultivar LongXiaoDou No.4 chromosome 6, ASM1680809v1, whole genome shotgun sequence:
- the LOC108341646 gene encoding arogenate dehydratase/prephenate dehydratase 1, chloroplastic-like — MASATSSTLIIMALNGCSIWDCGKALQPANSTLSVNSKHDLGKCSKWRRCCSSVVNGVKSSFEYSDRVQVQITELDDGFHKDVNLLPTNDFSSRDGTQLCVAYKGLAGAYTEEAALKAYPKCETVPCDDFETSLQAVESGLVDKAVLPIESSEAGSIHHNYDLLLHHKLHIVGEVQLLINHCLLGLTGATKENLKFVLSHPQALVQCEMMLTDLAVTNIGVDDTAAAAKAVALDGRRDIGAIASSRAAKLYGLHILAEGIQDDDNISRCLILARDPILPETNGSYKTSIVFGLQEGPGVLLKALEVFGMRNINLSKIERHPVKHYPLRLRDYSNGRYFDNLFYIDFEASMTNLNAQHALESLQEYTTFIRVLGCYPVDKTDISC, encoded by the exons ATGGCTTCTGCAACTTCCTCCACGCTCATCATCATGGCTCTCAATGGTTGTTCCATCTGGGACTGTGGCAAAGCTCTTCAGCCTGCAAATTCTACACTGAGTGTGAATTCAAAACATGATCTTGGGAAATGCAGCAAGTGGAGACGTTGTTGTTCGAGTGTTGTGAATGGGGTTAAATCATCTTTCGAATATTCTGACAGGGTCCAGGTTCAGATAACCGAGTTAGACGATGGGTttcacaaagatgttaatctgcTTCCAA CGAATGATTTTTCTTCGAGAGATGGGACACAGTTGTGCGTTGCTTATAAG GGCCTTGCAGGAGCATATACTGAGGAAGCAGCTTTGAAAGCATATCCAAAATGTGAGACAGTGCCATGTGATGACTTTGAGACTTCACTACAG GCTGTTGAATCGGGGTTAGTGGATAAAGCTGTTCTACCCATAGAAAGTTCTGAAGCTGGAAGCATCCACCATAATTATGATCTACTTCTTCACCACAAGCTACACATTGTTGGGGAGGTGCAGTTGCTAATTAACCACTGCCTATTGGGATTGACCGGTGCGACAAAAGAGAACCTAAAATTTGTACTCAGTCATCCTCAG GCTCTTGTTCAATGTGAGATGATGCTTACTGATTTAGCTGTTACCAACATTGGTGTAGATGATACTGCTGCAGCTGCTAAG GCTGTGGCCTTAGACGGAAGAAGAGACATTGGAGCTATTGCGAGTTCAAGGGCAGCAAAACTATATGGCCTCCACATTCTAGCCGAAGGAATCCAG gATGATGATAATATCAGTCGTTGTTTGATACTTGCGAGGGATCCTATTCTTCCAGAAACTAACGGTTCATATAAG ACCAGCATTGTTTTCGGTCTGCAAGAAGGTCCCGGTGTACTATTGAAAGCCCTGGAAGTCTTTGGCATGAGAAACATTAATTTGTCAAAG ATAGAACGCCATCCAGTGAAGCATTACCCCTTAAGGCTTCGTGATTATTCAAA TGGCAGGTACTTTGACAACCTTTTCTACATTGATTTTGAAGCTTCTATGACAAATCTAAATGCACAACATGCTTTAGAAAGTTTGCAG GAATATACAACGTTTATTCGTGTTCTGGGTTGTTATCCCGTTGATAAAACAGACATATCATGTTAA